From Burkholderia savannae, a single genomic window includes:
- a CDS encoding SMP-30/gluconolactonase/LRE family protein: protein MREIESRRYPDPAVRVLDPRFDALRIRSASVECLFQGARWAEGPVWFGDGRYLLWSDIPNNRLLRWDEQSGAVGVFRQPSNNANGNTRDRAGRLVTCEHLTRRVTRTEYDGSITVLAERFEGRRLNSPNDVIVKSDGSIWFSDPDFGIQSFYEGEKQEPELPERVYRIDPHTRELEAVVDGVPGPNGLAFSPDESILYVVESKGRPRTIRAYDVASDGKSVRNERVLIDAGEGTPDGFRVDAHGNLWCGWGMGADELDGVRVFTPEGDAIGHIALPERCANVCFGGRHRNRLFMAASHGLYSLYVNAQGVAGG, encoded by the coding sequence ATGCGCGAAATCGAATCCAGGCGCTATCCCGATCCGGCCGTGCGCGTGCTCGATCCGCGTTTCGACGCGCTGCGCATCCGGTCGGCGTCCGTCGAATGCCTGTTTCAGGGCGCGCGCTGGGCCGAGGGGCCGGTGTGGTTCGGCGACGGGCGTTACTTGCTGTGGAGCGACATCCCGAACAATCGGCTCCTGCGCTGGGACGAGCAGAGCGGCGCGGTCGGCGTGTTCCGCCAGCCGTCGAACAACGCGAACGGCAACACGCGCGATCGCGCGGGGCGGCTCGTCACCTGCGAGCACCTGACGCGCCGCGTCACGCGCACCGAGTACGACGGCTCGATCACGGTGCTCGCCGAACGCTTCGAAGGCAGGCGCCTGAATTCGCCGAACGACGTGATCGTGAAGTCCGACGGCTCGATCTGGTTCAGCGATCCGGACTTCGGCATCCAGAGCTTTTACGAAGGCGAGAAGCAGGAGCCGGAATTGCCCGAGCGCGTTTATCGGATCGATCCGCACACGAGAGAGCTCGAAGCCGTCGTCGACGGCGTGCCGGGGCCGAACGGCCTCGCATTTTCGCCGGACGAATCGATACTCTACGTCGTCGAATCGAAGGGCCGGCCGCGCACGATCCGCGCTTACGATGTTGCGAGCGACGGCAAATCGGTGCGCAACGAACGCGTGCTGATCGATGCGGGGGAGGGGACGCCCGACGGTTTTCGCGTCGACGCGCACGGCAACCTGTGGTGCGGCTGGGGGATGGGCGCCGACGAGCTCGACGGCGTGCGCGTGTTCACGCCGGAAGGCGACGCGATCGGGCACATCGCGTTGCCCGAGCGTTGCGCGAACGTCTGCTTCGGCGGACGGCACAGGAACCGGCTGTTCATGGCGGCGAGCCATGGCTTGTATTCGCTGTACGTGAACGCGCAAGGGGTGGCGGGCGGTTGA
- a CDS encoding DUF3005 domain-containing protein — MIAMNPFERRAPADAGRAHPRSVELYNDATHDSTVDTDGKNREAARIASGGPISPDQITTSNASLVNAMPETPDGFAGFDSRPAGNHPQFALRSGYTVVDKGFDAAASRDARAADEFAPPYHPPRRPGRIVEFAPIPR; from the coding sequence ATGATCGCGATGAATCCGTTCGAACGCAGGGCGCCCGCCGACGCCGGCCGCGCGCATCCGCGCAGCGTCGAGCTGTACAACGACGCGACGCACGACAGCACCGTCGACACCGACGGCAAGAACCGCGAGGCCGCCCGCATTGCAAGCGGCGGGCCGATTTCTCCTGACCAGATCACGACGAGCAACGCGTCGCTCGTCAATGCGATGCCCGAGACGCCCGACGGCTTCGCCGGCTTCGACAGCCGGCCCGCCGGCAATCATCCGCAGTTTGCGCTGCGCTCGGGCTATACCGTCGTCGACAAGGGGTTCGACGCCGCCGCGTCGCGCGATGCGCGCGCGGCCGACGAGTTTGCGCCGCCTTATCATCCGCCGCGCCGGCCGGGTCGCATCGTCGAGTTCGCGCCGATTCCGCGTTGA
- a CDS encoding HlyU family transcriptional regulator — translation MHSTTTAFTHRGYLLNCAPARSSDGSFQPYVVISRSSDGELVANRFFPSDLHFNDEDAAIAHARDWAVRWIDASSLTI, via the coding sequence ATGCACTCTACGACTACGGCATTCACGCATCGCGGGTACCTGCTGAACTGTGCGCCGGCGCGCTCAAGCGACGGCTCGTTTCAGCCTTACGTCGTCATCTCCCGATCGAGCGACGGCGAGCTGGTCGCGAATCGTTTCTTTCCCTCCGATCTGCATTTCAACGACGAAGACGCGGCGATCGCGCATGCGCGCGATTGGGCCGTCCGGTGGATCGACGCGAGCAGTCTCACGATTTAG
- the epsC gene encoding serine O-acetyltransferase EpsC has translation MSKSARNWDLEHIVAELRESREKLHRTRHPRGIRELPSRDAICTIVSGLRASMFPTHYGAPDLTDETVDYYVGHTLESTLRLLAEQIRRALPFLPEHADTPPAALAERAFGIARELGTQLPGIRALLVSDIQAAYAGDPAAQHITEILLCYPGVLAMMHHRLAHALYQLGVPLLARFINEIAHSATGIDIHPGAQIGPSFFIDHGTGVVIGETAIIGERVRLYQAVTLGAKSFPADGDGVLVKGNARHPVVEDDVVIYAGATILGRVTIGKGSVIGGNVWLTHSVPPGSSVAQGKIRESDKEQIEKD, from the coding sequence ATGTCGAAATCCGCCCGAAACTGGGACCTCGAACACATCGTCGCCGAGCTGCGCGAATCGCGCGAGAAGCTGCACCGGACGCGCCATCCGCGCGGCATTCGCGAACTGCCTTCGCGCGACGCGATCTGCACGATCGTCTCGGGCCTGCGCGCGTCGATGTTCCCGACGCATTACGGCGCGCCCGATCTGACCGACGAGACCGTCGACTACTACGTCGGCCACACGCTCGAAAGCACGCTGCGCCTGCTCGCCGAACAGATCCGCCGCGCGCTGCCGTTCCTCCCCGAGCACGCTGACACGCCGCCCGCCGCGCTCGCCGAACGCGCGTTCGGAATCGCGCGCGAGCTAGGCACGCAACTGCCCGGCATCCGCGCGCTGCTCGTCAGCGACATTCAGGCCGCGTACGCCGGCGATCCGGCCGCGCAGCACATCACCGAGATCCTGCTCTGCTATCCGGGCGTGCTCGCGATGATGCACCACCGGCTCGCGCACGCGCTGTATCAGCTCGGCGTGCCGCTGCTCGCGCGGTTCATCAACGAGATCGCGCATTCGGCGACGGGCATCGACATCCATCCGGGCGCGCAAATCGGCCCGAGCTTCTTCATCGACCATGGCACGGGTGTCGTGATCGGCGAGACAGCGATCATCGGCGAGCGGGTGCGGCTCTATCAGGCGGTCACGCTCGGCGCGAAGAGCTTCCCCGCCGACGGCGACGGGGTGCTCGTCAAGGGCAACGCGCGGCATCCGGTCGTCGAGGACGACGTCGTGATCTATGCGGGCGCGACGATCCTCGGCCGCGTGACGATCGGCAAGGGTTCGGTGATCGGCGGCAACGTGTGGCTCACGCACAGCGTGCCGCCCGGCAGCAGCGTCGCGCAAGGGAAGATCCGCGAGAGCGACAAGGAGCAGATCGAGAAGGATTGA
- a CDS encoding SDR family oxidoreductase, with protein MQSSLNPATAPVVLVTGAARRAGRAFALRFAARGYRVAVHYDRSADAAQAVAREIESSGGEAVALQADLAHADAIACLVDAVYARFGRLDVLVNNASVFWQDHLPSFELAAFDNAWAINCRAPILLTRAYYERAKAAGAQGVVINVVDQKIKENFHRDHFSYTVAKAALGNLTQMLALSASPVLRVNAVFPGLMLPSDDQTQADFEHASRASTPLARIAGPDDVADAILLLTGPAYNGADFVVDAGQNLIRVDQDVLYKHRSPAGEH; from the coding sequence ATGCAGTCGAGCTTGAATCCAGCCACCGCACCCGTCGTGCTCGTGACGGGCGCCGCTCGCCGCGCGGGCCGCGCCTTCGCGCTGCGCTTCGCCGCGCGCGGTTATCGCGTCGCCGTGCACTACGACCGCTCGGCCGATGCCGCGCAGGCCGTCGCGCGCGAAATCGAATCGTCGGGCGGCGAGGCCGTCGCGCTGCAGGCGGACCTCGCGCACGCGGATGCGATCGCGTGTCTCGTCGATGCGGTCTACGCGCGCTTTGGCCGTCTCGACGTGCTCGTGAACAACGCGTCGGTGTTCTGGCAGGACCATCTGCCGAGCTTCGAACTCGCTGCGTTCGACAACGCGTGGGCGATCAACTGCCGCGCGCCGATCCTGCTCACGCGCGCGTACTACGAGCGCGCGAAGGCGGCGGGCGCGCAGGGCGTCGTGATCAACGTCGTCGATCAGAAGATCAAGGAAAACTTCCATCGCGACCATTTCAGCTACACGGTCGCGAAAGCGGCGCTCGGCAATCTCACGCAGATGCTCGCGCTGTCGGCGAGCCCGGTGCTGCGCGTGAACGCCGTGTTTCCGGGATTGATGCTGCCGAGCGACGACCAGACGCAGGCCGACTTCGAGCACGCGAGCCGCGCATCGACGCCGCTCGCGCGGATCGCCGGGCCGGACGACGTCGCGGACGCGATCCTGCTGCTAACCGGGCCGGCCTACAACGGCGCCGATTTCGTCGTCGACGCGGGACAGAACCTGATCCGTGTCGATCAGGACGTGCTGTACAAGCATCGTTCGCCGGCCGGTGAGCATTGA
- the folE gene encoding GTP cyclohydrolase I FolE has product MAKGKTASKRAAPTVRKAAANKTNETASKQTARNAARKPATLPPATPRPSRDEAEAAVRVLLRWAGDDPAREGLADTPARVVRAYEEFFSGYALEPRDILARTFSEVDGYDEMIVLKDIRFESYCEHHMVPIIGRAHVAYLPNHRVVGISKLARLVDAFAKRLQIQEKMTVQIADTLFDVLQPKGVGVILEAAHQCISTRGIHKPGVEMVTSRMLGTFRTDPTTRREFLSIVANPSSVNLTNT; this is encoded by the coding sequence ATGGCTAAAGGAAAGACCGCGAGCAAGCGCGCGGCCCCGACCGTACGCAAGGCGGCGGCCAACAAGACGAACGAAACGGCGAGCAAGCAGACGGCCCGCAACGCGGCTCGCAAGCCCGCGACGCTTCCCCCGGCCACGCCCCGGCCGAGCCGCGACGAAGCCGAAGCGGCCGTTCGCGTGCTGCTTCGCTGGGCAGGCGACGATCCGGCGCGCGAGGGCCTCGCCGACACGCCGGCGCGCGTCGTGCGCGCGTACGAGGAATTTTTCTCCGGCTACGCGCTCGAACCGCGCGACATCCTCGCGCGCACGTTCAGCGAAGTCGACGGCTACGACGAGATGATCGTGCTGAAGGACATCCGCTTCGAAAGCTATTGCGAGCACCATATGGTGCCGATCATCGGCCGCGCGCATGTCGCGTATCTGCCGAACCATCGCGTCGTCGGCATCTCGAAGCTCGCGCGGCTCGTCGACGCATTCGCGAAACGCCTGCAGATCCAGGAAAAGATGACCGTGCAGATCGCCGACACGCTGTTCGACGTGCTGCAGCCGAAGGGCGTCGGCGTGATCCTCGAGGCCGCGCACCAGTGCATCTCGACGCGCGGCATCCACAAGCCCGGCGTCGAGATGGTGACGTCGCGCATGCTCGGCACGTTCCGCACCGATCCGACTACGCGCCGCGAATTCCTGTCGATCGTCGCGAATCCTTCCTCGGTCAACCTGACGAATACGTAA
- a CDS encoding LysR family transcriptional regulator: protein MPELDLNLIPYLVALHETRNVSRAGELLGVSQPRVSAALGRLREHFGDPLFVRTSRGMEPTPRALALIPAARDALASIERGLVAPHDFDPAKSARTFAIALSDVGEIVFLPRLLQALAERAPQANLRSVSLPHAEVGHALEDGRVDLAIGYFPDLGGTNFFQQRLFTHRFICLLRRGHPLAERPLTLEQFLACGHAVVHAEGRSQEVLERHLAKRRLARRAVLETPHFMSLPFILSRTDLIATVPHAIGYAYATEHASITLVEPPLPLPRFDLKQHWHRKFHNDPSIAWLRGVVAGLFNDALDEWPK from the coding sequence ATGCCCGAACTCGATCTGAACCTCATTCCGTACCTGGTCGCGCTCCACGAGACGCGCAACGTGAGCCGCGCAGGCGAGCTGCTCGGCGTCAGCCAGCCGCGCGTGAGCGCCGCGCTCGGGCGGTTGCGCGAGCACTTCGGCGATCCGCTCTTCGTGCGGACGTCGCGCGGCATGGAGCCTACGCCGCGCGCGCTCGCGCTGATCCCCGCCGCGCGCGACGCGCTCGCGAGCATCGAGCGCGGGCTCGTCGCGCCGCACGACTTCGATCCGGCGAAGAGCGCGCGCACGTTCGCGATCGCGTTGTCCGACGTCGGCGAGATCGTGTTCCTGCCGAGGCTGCTGCAAGCGCTGGCGGAACGCGCGCCGCAGGCGAACCTGCGTTCGGTTTCGCTGCCGCACGCGGAGGTCGGGCACGCGCTCGAGGACGGCCGCGTCGATCTCGCGATCGGCTACTTTCCGGATCTCGGCGGCACCAACTTCTTTCAGCAGCGGCTCTTCACGCACCGCTTCATCTGCCTGCTGCGGCGCGGCCATCCGCTTGCGGAGCGGCCGCTCACGCTCGAGCAGTTTCTCGCGTGCGGCCACGCGGTCGTGCACGCGGAGGGCCGCAGCCAGGAAGTGCTCGAGCGGCATCTGGCGAAGCGGCGGCTCGCGCGCCGGGCAGTGCTCGAAACGCCGCACTTCATGAGCCTGCCGTTCATCCTGAGCCGCACCGACCTGATCGCGACGGTCCCGCACGCGATCGGCTACGCGTACGCGACCGAGCACGCATCGATCACGCTCGTCGAGCCGCCGCTGCCGTTGCCGCGCTTCGACCTGAAGCAGCATTGGCATCGCAAGTTCCACAACGATCCGAGCATCGCGTGGCTGCGCGGCGTCGTCGCCGGGCTATTCAACGACGCGCTCGACGAATGGCCGAAATGA